Genomic segment of Kibdelosporangium phytohabitans:
CACGGTCGCTGATCACCAGACCAGGGGTCAGAGCCAGCGCGCGGTACAGGTTGGCGCGGATGTCCGCCGGTGCCACTCCGGGTTTGGCCAGGTCCAGTACCTGCTGGAGCATCCCCGTCATGGTGAACTCCGCGGCCATCTCGGGCGGGTGGGAGCGGGACGAGACTTCCTTGCGGATCAGGTCGTGGAGCTGGCGGGGGTCGGTGGGCAGCGAGGCGAGGAACTCGGGGGTCGGCCGGTACCAGCTACCCGGCCCCTCGCACGGCTTCTCGCTCTGCCTGATGATGAAGTCGCCGCACCTGGCCCGCCGGTCCGGCATCGGGGACCCCGGCATCGGCGGCACCTGGTTGGGGCCACCGACGATCCACTTGCGGTTGCCCGTTTCCCGCTTGCGCCACAACCATTCCTGGGTGCGGTCCGCGGGAACCCACTTCTCGTTGAAGCGCTCGTCCAGGTAGAACCAGCCCTTGGCCGGGTCGGACGGGTGCAAGGCACCCATTCCGCCCCAGTCGTGTTCCTCGATGTACAGGTACTGGCCCGGCCCGACCACCGGGTCCGACGCGCCGATCTTGTCGGCGGCGCGGGTGAGCAGCTCCCCTGCCGCTGCGGTGGGCAAGGACGGCTCGTCACCGAAAGGAACCACCTGCAGGGCCGTGAAGGAGGCCGCGATGACGGCCACCGCAGCTGCCCACCTACCCCAATGCCGCCGCGCCTTGGGCTGCCGAACAGCCTGCGGCGCCCCCGACGCGCCCATCAGTTCGGCCCTTGCCTTGGCGAGCGCCACATCACCGGGTGGTACCTCGGCGTTCAACGTCGCCAGCGCACGGTCGAGCTCATCGTCCGACCACACCTCGTGCACGTTCTCGCTCATGCTTCACCGCCCTTGCGCAGTTGCTTGCGGACGCGGTGCAGCCGTGAACGCACGGTGCCCGCGGGGATGTCGAGTGCTTCGGCGACTTCGGTGGTGTCCAGGCCCGCCCAGGAGATCAACAGCAGGACATCCCGGTCGCCGGGGGAGAGTTTCGTCAGCGCGCCCGCGAGTCGCTGCGCGGCGGCCTGCGCGTCGACGCGTTCGGCGACGCGGTTCGCGTGCCCGTCGACGGGGGTTTCGGCGGAATGCGCCTTCAGCTGACGGGTTTCGTCGCGTACGTGGCGCCGCATCAGGTTCGTGGCGATCCCGTACAGCCAGGACCGCACGGCCGCGCGCTGCGGGTCGTAGCGGTGCCGCTGGTGCAGCGCGACCACGAACGTCTCGCTGACGAGGTCGTCCGCGGCCGTTTCGCCTACGCGGCGGACGAGGTAGTGCCGCAACGCGGCGGCGTGGGTGTCGAACAGCCACCCAAAGACCCGGCCGGGATCGGGCCCGCTCAAGTCGGGCCGGTCCCGGCCCGGGGGCGGCTGCCCACCGGCTTCGGTGTCGGTCAAAGTGCTCACACCGACTATTGCCAGCGGGCAGCCCGCGCGTTCACGCCCTCAGTGAGCACTCAGCAGCTGCGCGCAGCGGATCAGCCCGAGGTGGCTGTACGCCTGCGGGTGGTTGCCCAGCGAGCGCTCAGCGATCGGGTCGTACTCCTCCGGCAGCAGACCGGTCGGCCCGGCGCAGTCCACCATCTGCGCGAACAGGTCCTCGGCCTCGGTCCGGCGGCCGCACAGCAGGTACGCCTCGATCATCCACGCGGCGCACAGGTGGAAACCGCCTTCGTTGCCCGGCAAGCCGTCGTCGCGGTGGTAGCGGTACACAGTGGACCCGCTGCGCAGCTCGGCCTCGATCGCCGTGACCGTGGACGCGAACCGCTCGTCGGACGGGTCGATCAGGCCGGACAGGCCGACGAACAGCGACGCCGCGTCCAGGTCCGTGCCGTCGTAGGCGGTCGTGAACGACTTGACCTCGTCGTTCCAGCCCTTGGTCACGATGTCCTGCGCGATCTTGTCGCGCAGCGGGTGCCACTCCGGGCTCGGCGTGCGGCCGTAGGTCTCCGCGAGCGTGATGGCCCGGTCGATGGTCAGCCAGCACATCACCTTGGAGTACACGTGGTGGCGCGGGCGGTGCCGCTCCTCCCAGATGCCGTGGTCCGGCTCCTCCCACCGGCGCGCGACGGCCTCGGCCATCGCGTTGGTCATCTTCCAGTCGTCGTCGGTGAGCTTGCCCCGCGCCAGCGACAGCGCCGCGACCAGATCGACCACCGGGCCGAACACGTCGAGCTGAACCTGCTGGTTGGCAAGGTTTCCGACGCGCACCGGCCGGGAGCCCGCATACCCCGGCAGGGTGTCGATCACGGCCTC
This window contains:
- a CDS encoding RNA polymerase sigma factor, encoding MSTLTDTEAGGQPPPGRDRPDLSGPDPGRVFGWLFDTHAAALRHYLVRRVGETAADDLVSETFVVALHQRHRYDPQRAAVRSWLYGIATNLMRRHVRDETRQLKAHSAETPVDGHANRVAERVDAQAAAQRLAGALTKLSPGDRDVLLLISWAGLDTTEVAEALDIPAGTVRSRLHRVRKQLRKGGEA
- a CDS encoding CU044_5270 family protein; its protein translation is MSENVHEVWSDDELDRALATLNAEVPPGDVALAKARAELMGASGAPQAVRQPKARRHWGRWAAAVAVIAASFTALQVVPFGDEPSLPTAAAGELLTRAADKIGASDPVVGPGQYLYIEEHDWGGMGALHPSDPAKGWFYLDERFNEKWVPADRTQEWLWRKRETGNRKWIVGGPNQVPPMPGSPMPDRRARCGDFIIRQSEKPCEGPGSWYRPTPEFLASLPTDPRQLHDLIRKEVSSRSHPPEMAAEFTMTGMLQQVLDLAKPGVAPADIRANLYRALALTPGLVISDRDAVNLDGRKGVALGLEAEGVRWEMIVDPETGQYIGSRQTQLEANSQRVPVGTVTSTAVRIGVVANMGDKPRS